In Vigna angularis cultivar LongXiaoDou No.4 chromosome 8, ASM1680809v1, whole genome shotgun sequence, one DNA window encodes the following:
- the LOC128193452 gene encoding uncharacterized protein LOC128193452: MKPLKAALEFSMWPHPLTLSPKIPRSLEAHSRLRGVPSISRKKMQIITPNCRRQLGSYECGYYVMKHMHTIICTNIIESWNKIFNDSSPMEAADMEDIRRNWASFILSVSRNLATLK; the protein is encoded by the exons ATGAAGCCATTAAAGGCTGCATTGGAGTTTTCCATGTGGCCACACCCATTGACTTTGAGTCCAAAGATCCCGAG GTCTTTGGAAGCTCATTCAAGGTTGCGGGGTGTTCCATCTATTTCTAGGAAGAAGATGCAAATAATCACACCTAAT TGTCGACGTCAATTGGGCAGTTATGAGTGTGGGTATTATGTAATGAAACACATGCATACCATTATTTGTACAAACATTATTGAATCATGGAATAAG atcttTAATGATTCATCTCCCATGGAAGCTGCAGACATGGAAGACATTAGAAGGAACTgggcttcttttattttaagtgttagtagaaacttGGCTACACTTAAATAG